A genomic stretch from Hoplias malabaricus isolate fHopMal1 chromosome 4, fHopMal1.hap1, whole genome shotgun sequence includes:
- the ppp2caa gene encoding protein phosphatase 2 catalytic subunit alpha a — protein sequence MDDKVFTKELDQWIEQLNECKQLSENQVKILCEKAKEILSKESNVQEVRCPVTVCGDVHGQFHDLMELFKIGGKSPDTNYLFMGDYVDRGYYSVETVTLLVSLKVRYRERITILRGNHESRQITQVYGFYDECLRKYGNANVWKYFTDLFDYLPLTALVDTQIFCLHGGLSPSIDTLDHIRALDRIQEVPHEGPMCDLLWSDPDDRGGWGISPRGAGYTFGQDISETFNHANCLTLVSRAHQLVMEGYNWCHERNVVTIFSAPNYCYRCGNQAAIMELDDTLKYSFLQFDPAPRRGEPHVTRRTPDYFL from the exons ATGGACGACAAGGTTTTTACAAAAGAGCTGGATCAGTGGATCGAGCAGCTGAACGAGTGCAAACAGCTCTCGGAAAATCAAGTGAAAATCCTATGCGAGAAA GCTAAAGAAATTTTATCAAAAGAGTCCAACGTTCAGGAGGTACGCTGTCCAGTCACAGTGTGCGGAGATGTCCATGGCCAGTTCCATGACCTCATGGAGCTCTTCAAGATCGGTGGGAAGTCTCCAGACACCAACTATCTCTTCATGGGAGACTATGTGGACCGAGGCTATTACTCTGTAGAGACTGTCACGCTTCTGgtgtctttaaag GTGCGCTATCGAGAGCGAATCACAATCCTCCGAGGGAATCATGAAAGCAGGCAAATCACACAGGTGTACGGTTTCTACGACGAGTGTCTGAGAAAATATGGCAACGCAAACGTGTGGAAATATTTCACAGATCTTTTTGACTACCTTCCCCTCACGGCCTTGGTGGACACacag ATCTTCTGCCTCCACGGAGGACTTTCTCCATCCATTGATACTCTGGACCACATCCGAGCACTGGACCGTATTCAGGAGGTTCCTCACGAG GGTCCCATGTGTGACCTGCTGTGGTCCGATCCTGATGACCGCGGTGGTTGGGGGATTTCGCCTCGAGGAGCTGGCTACACCTTTGGACAGGACATCTCAGAGACCTTCAATCACGCTAACTGCCTCACCCTTGTGTCCAGAGCCCACCAACTGGTGATGGAG gGCTACAACTGGTGTCATGAGAGGAATGTGGTCACCATCTTCAGTGCTCCTAACTACTGCTATCGGTGTGGAAATCAAGCAGCTATTATGGAACTCGACGACACACTGAAGTATTCATT
- the si:ch1073-44g3.1 gene encoding UPF0461 protein C5orf24 homolog — protein sequence MMHQVASNSNDYGLGSLGEDGQHASSHFDLCTSQSSKFYPSSAPPPLQLPLPNLPPLPQSMIKPMSCQMQDAQSDFHPQPVRMRSVEAPEGSKKKKGLGKTGRRGRPAGTTKSAGYRTSTGRPPGTTRAAGFKTSPGRPLGTTKAAGYKVSPGRPPGSIKTLAKLNKLDYSACNGAPFPYSLMQKRALCEATVKEKNPSE from the coding sequence ATGATGCATCAGGTAGCCAGTAACAGTAACGACTATGGCTTGGGCAGCCTTGGCGAAGATGGCCAGCACGCGAGCAGTCATTTTGATTTATGCACCTCACAGTCCAGCAAGTTTTACCCATCCTCTGCTCCACCCCCACTGCAGCTGCCGCTGCCCAACCTACCCCCACTGCCCCAAAGCATGATCAAGCCCATGTCCTGCCAAATGCAGGACGCACAGAGCGACTTCCATCCTCAGCCGGTGAGGATGAGGAGCGTTGAGGCACCAGAGGGATCCAAGAAAAAGAAAGGACTTGGAAAGACCGGGCGACGAGGCAGGCCTGCGGGCACCACCAAATCTGCCGGCTATCGGACGAGCACCGGCAGACCCCCGGGGACCACCAGGGCAGCTGGGTTCAAAACCAGCCCCGGAAGACCTCTGGGCACCACCAAAGCTGCCGGCTACAAGGTCAGCCCTGGCAGGCCTCCGGGCAGCATCAAAACATTGGCAAAGCTCAACAAACTGGACTATAGTGCTTGCAACGGAGCACCATTCCCTTACTCCCTCATGCAGAAACGTGCCCTGTGCGAGGCCACAGTCAAAGAAAAAAACCCTAGCGAGTGA